In a genomic window of Vulpes vulpes isolate BD-2025 chromosome 6, VulVul3, whole genome shotgun sequence:
- the GZMH gene encoding granzyme H isoform X1 — MQPLLLLLALLLPVGAETEKIIGGHEAKPHSRPYMAFVQFLDKDNNNDSKKRCGGVLVHKDFVLTAAHCWGSSIKVTLGAHNIKEQEKTQQVIPVRRAIPHPDYSPKNYSNDIMLLLLERKAKLTAAVKTLPLPRGKARVRPGQVCSVAGWGRISMDTLATTLQEVSLEVQTDWECRSIFHDYYMGATHICVGDPKKMKTGFKGDSGGPLVCNNVVQGIFSYGKNDGTPPGVFMKISHFLPWIKRTIKHL; from the exons ATGCAGCCACTCCTCCTTTTGTTGGCCCTTCTTCTGCCTGTTGGGGCTGAGACAG agaagaTCATCGGGGGCCATGAGGCCAAGCCCCACTCCCGGCCCTACATGGCGTTTGTTCAGTTTCTGGATAAGGACAATAATAATGACAGTAAGAAGAGGTGTGGTGGTGTCCTCGTGCACAAGGACTTTGTTCTGACGGCTGCTCACTGCTGGGGAAG CTCCATCAAAGTCACCCTGGGCGCCCACAACATCAAGGAACAGGAGAAGACCCAGCAGGTCATCCCCGTGAGAAGAGCCATCCCCCACCCAGACTATAGTCCAAAGAACTACTCCAATGACATCATGTTACTGCTG CTGGAGAGGAAGGCCAAGTTGACTGCGGCTGTGAAGACTCTCCCCCTGCCCAGGGGCAAGGCCCGGGTGAGGCCAGGACAGGTGTGCAGCGTGGCCGGCTGGGGCCGGATCTCGATGGACACCTTAGCAACCACTCTGCAGGAGGTGTCACTGGAAGTGCAGACAGATTGGGAGTGCAGATCCATCTTCCACGACTATTATATGGGAGCCACCCATATTTGTGTAGGAGACCCAAAGAAGATGAAGACCGGCTTCAAG GGGGACTCTGGGGGGCCCCTCGTGTGTAACAACGTGGTCCAGGGGATTTTCTCCTATGGAAAAAATGATGGGACACCTCCAGGGGTCTTCATGAAGATCTCACACTTCCTGCCCTGGATAAAGAGAACAATAAAGCACCTCTAA
- the GZMH gene encoding granzyme H isoform X3: MQPLLLLLALLLPVGAETEKIIGGHEAKPHSRPYMAFVQFLDKDNNNDSKKRCGGVLVHKDFVLTAAHCWGSSIKVTLGAHNIKEQEKTQQVIPVRRAIPHPDYSPKNYSNDIMLLLGDSGGPLVCNNVVQGIFSYGKNDGTPPGVFMKISHFLPWIKRTIKHL; the protein is encoded by the exons ATGCAGCCACTCCTCCTTTTGTTGGCCCTTCTTCTGCCTGTTGGGGCTGAGACAG agaagaTCATCGGGGGCCATGAGGCCAAGCCCCACTCCCGGCCCTACATGGCGTTTGTTCAGTTTCTGGATAAGGACAATAATAATGACAGTAAGAAGAGGTGTGGTGGTGTCCTCGTGCACAAGGACTTTGTTCTGACGGCTGCTCACTGCTGGGGAAG CTCCATCAAAGTCACCCTGGGCGCCCACAACATCAAGGAACAGGAGAAGACCCAGCAGGTCATCCCCGTGAGAAGAGCCATCCCCCACCCAGACTATAGTCCAAAGAACTACTCCAATGACATCATGTTACTGCTG GGGGACTCTGGGGGGCCCCTCGTGTGTAACAACGTGGTCCAGGGGATTTTCTCCTATGGAAAAAATGATGGGACACCTCCAGGGGTCTTCATGAAGATCTCACACTTCCTGCCCTGGATAAAGAGAACAATAAAGCACCTCTAA
- the GZMH gene encoding granzyme H isoform X2: MQPLLLLLALLLPVGAETEKIIGGHEAKPHSRPYMAFVQFLDKDNNNDSKKRCGGVLVHKDFVLTAAHCWGSSIKVTLGAHNIKEQEKTQQVIPVRRAIPHPDYSPKNYSNDIMLLLLERKAKLTAAVKTLPLPRGKARGDSGGPLVCNNVVQGIFSYGKNDGTPPGVFMKISHFLPWIKRTIKHL; the protein is encoded by the exons ATGCAGCCACTCCTCCTTTTGTTGGCCCTTCTTCTGCCTGTTGGGGCTGAGACAG agaagaTCATCGGGGGCCATGAGGCCAAGCCCCACTCCCGGCCCTACATGGCGTTTGTTCAGTTTCTGGATAAGGACAATAATAATGACAGTAAGAAGAGGTGTGGTGGTGTCCTCGTGCACAAGGACTTTGTTCTGACGGCTGCTCACTGCTGGGGAAG CTCCATCAAAGTCACCCTGGGCGCCCACAACATCAAGGAACAGGAGAAGACCCAGCAGGTCATCCCCGTGAGAAGAGCCATCCCCCACCCAGACTATAGTCCAAAGAACTACTCCAATGACATCATGTTACTGCTG CTGGAGAGGAAGGCCAAGTTGACTGCGGCTGTGAAGACTCTCCCCCTGCCCAGGGGCAAGGCCCGG GGGGACTCTGGGGGGCCCCTCGTGTGTAACAACGTGGTCCAGGGGATTTTCTCCTATGGAAAAAATGATGGGACACCTCCAGGGGTCTTCATGAAGATCTCACACTTCCTGCCCTGGATAAAGAGAACAATAAAGCACCTCTAA